The following proteins are co-located in the Maridesulfovibrio sp. genome:
- the dnaJ gene encoding molecular chaperone DnaJ — protein sequence MSKRCYYEVLEVSREAQEGEIKRAYRKKAMEFHPDRNPGNAEAEEKFKEAAEAYDVLRDPEKRSRYDRFGHAGMNGGFGGFQSSEDIFGAFGDIFGDIFGFGGGGRGANRMQAGSDLRYNLTVSFRDAANGTEVELNIPVTDTCDTCDGSGSAPGTSPETCSHCGGRGAVEQTQGFFRISVPCPACNGRGKVITDPCPDCRGAGYVRKQKDLNVRIPAGVDNGSRLRLRGEGEAGMNGGPHGDLYVVITVEPDKVFKRQGQDLVLSTEITFVQAALGYKLEVPTLDEPIQMDIPKGTQSGEVFQLRGLGLPYLGSSHKGDLLVEVKVKTPTGLNSRQEELLREFEALDEEKPMKKVKKLFKKAKDKVMGE from the coding sequence ATGTCAAAACGTTGTTATTATGAAGTTTTAGAAGTTTCCAGAGAAGCCCAGGAAGGGGAAATCAAAAGGGCCTATCGCAAGAAGGCCATGGAATTTCACCCTGACCGTAACCCGGGTAATGCGGAAGCTGAAGAAAAATTCAAGGAAGCCGCTGAAGCTTATGACGTTCTGCGGGATCCTGAAAAAAGGAGCCGTTACGACCGCTTCGGCCATGCAGGCATGAACGGCGGATTTGGCGGATTCCAGTCTTCCGAGGATATTTTCGGTGCATTCGGCGATATCTTCGGCGATATTTTCGGTTTTGGCGGCGGTGGTCGCGGTGCAAACCGCATGCAGGCCGGTTCCGACCTGCGTTACAACCTGACTGTGTCTTTCCGTGACGCAGCCAATGGAACCGAAGTTGAGCTGAATATCCCGGTAACCGATACCTGTGACACCTGCGATGGCAGCGGTTCCGCTCCCGGAACTTCTCCCGAGACCTGCTCCCACTGCGGCGGCAGGGGGGCTGTAGAGCAGACTCAGGGCTTTTTCCGTATTTCCGTTCCCTGTCCCGCATGTAACGGACGGGGTAAGGTTATTACCGATCCTTGTCCTGACTGTCGCGGTGCCGGATATGTGCGCAAGCAGAAAGACCTGAATGTGCGTATTCCTGCCGGTGTGGACAATGGCTCACGCCTGCGTCTGCGCGGTGAAGGTGAAGCCGGAATGAACGGCGGCCCTCACGGTGACCTTTATGTGGTTATCACTGTGGAGCCGGACAAGGTTTTCAAGCGTCAGGGACAGGATCTGGTTCTGAGCACTGAGATTACTTTTGTTCAGGCTGCGCTGGGATACAAGCTCGAAGTTCCTACTCTGGATGAACCCATTCAAATGGACATTCCCAAGGGAACCCAGTCCGGTGAGGTCTTCCAGCTCCGTGGGCTCGGTCTTCCTTACCTCGGCAGCTCCCATAAGGGAGACCTGCTGGTTGAAGTTAAGGTCAAGACCCCGACCGGCTTGAACAGCAGGCAGGAAGAGCTTCTCAGGGAATTTGAAGCCCTTGATGAAGAGAAGCCCATGAAAAAAGTTAAGAAGCTTTTTAAAAAAGCGAAAGATAAAGTGATGGGTGAGTAG
- the rpoZ gene encoding DNA-directed RNA polymerase subunit omega: protein MARITVEDCLAEVGNRFLIVQMAIKRVKQYREGYTPLVESKNKEIVTALREIAATKVIPESYHTADGKKPGSE from the coding sequence ATGGCAAGAATCACAGTTGAAGATTGTCTGGCTGAGGTTGGTAACAGATTCCTTATTGTCCAGATGGCCATTAAAAGAGTGAAGCAGTACCGCGAAGGTTACACTCCTCTTGTTGAATCCAAAAACAAAGAAATAGTAACCGCCCTCAGGGAGATTGCCGCTACCAAGGTTATCCCCGAGAGCTACCACACTGCTGATGGTAAAAAGCCCGGCAGCGAATAA